In Aegilops tauschii subsp. strangulata cultivar AL8/78 chromosome 3, Aet v6.0, whole genome shotgun sequence, one genomic interval encodes:
- the LOC109758657 gene encoding peptide deformylase 1A, chloroplastic isoform X1, producing MEALRPLSITAVAALLRAPPVPISTFVGTGREVGGRRGKSVRAGAGWLWGLLGRKGGGGAPTAMTVTPGTVKAGDPVLHEPAQEVSPGDVPSEKIQGVIDQMIAVMRKAPGVGLAAPQIGVPLKIIVLEDTQEYISYASKEDIDAQDRRSFDLLVGIFFRMELCSPPITVVRLEHLLMAHALLCFLSPLSQVVINPKLRKTSKRTARFYEGCLSVDGYRAVVERHLDVEVSGFDRNGHPMKVEASGWQARILQHECDHLEGTLYVDKMVPRTFRTVDNLNLPLATGCPPLGA from the exons ATGGAAGCACTCCGGCCGTTATCCATAACGGCCGTGGCGGCGCTTCTCCGTGCTCCCCCCGTGccgatttctaccttcgttggtACTGGTAGGGAAGTGGGCGGTAGGCGAGGGAAGAGTGTGAGAGCTGGCGCAGGCTGGCTGTGGGGCCTGCTGGGCCGgaagggcggcggcggtgcgccCACGGCGATGACGGTGACACCAGGGACCGTGAAGGCCGGCGATCCCGTGCTTCACGAGCCGGCACAGGAGGTGTCCCCTGGGGACGTGCCTTCCGAGAAGATCCAGGGCGTCATCGATCAGATGATCGCTGTGATGCGCAAAGCCCCTGGCGTTGGCCTCGCCGCCCCACAGATCGGCGTGCCTTTGAAG ATTATTGTTCTCGAGGACACCCAAGAATACATCAGCTATGCTTCCAAGGAGGACATCGATGCACAGGATCGCCGTTCCTTTGATCTTCTTGTGGGTATATTCTTCCGTATGGAACTTTGTTCACCACCCATTACTGTTGTTAGGCTTGAGCACCTTCTCATGGCTCATGCCCTTTTATGTTTCTTGTCCCCCCTAAGCCAGGTTGTTATCAATCCCAAGCTTAGGAAGACGAGTAAAAGAACTGCACGTTTCTATGAAGGATGTCTTAG TGTCGATGGATATAGAGCGGTTGTTGAGCGTCATTTGGATGTTGAGGTTTCGGGTTTCGACCGAAATGGACATCCCATGAAGGTGGAGGCATCAGGATGGCAGGCACGCATTCTGCAGCATGAGTGTGATCACCTCGAAGGCACATTATATGTTGACAAGATGGTTCCGAGGACATTCAGGACAGTTGATAACTTGAATCTGCCACTTGCCACTGGATGTCCTCCTCTAGGTGCATGA
- the LOC109758657 gene encoding peptide deformylase 1A, chloroplastic isoform X3 yields MEALRPLSITAVAALLRAPPVPISTFVGTGREVGGRRGKSVRAGAGWLWGLLGRKGGGGAPTAMTVTPGTVKAGDPVLHEPAQEVSPGDVPSEKIQGVIDQMIAVMRKAPGVGLAAPQIGVPLKIIVLEDTQEYISYASKEDIDAQDRRSFDLLVARLLSIPSLGRRVKELHVSMKDVLVSMDIERLLSVIWMLRFRVSTEMDIP; encoded by the exons ATGGAAGCACTCCGGCCGTTATCCATAACGGCCGTGGCGGCGCTTCTCCGTGCTCCCCCCGTGccgatttctaccttcgttggtACTGGTAGGGAAGTGGGCGGTAGGCGAGGGAAGAGTGTGAGAGCTGGCGCAGGCTGGCTGTGGGGCCTGCTGGGCCGgaagggcggcggcggtgcgccCACGGCGATGACGGTGACACCAGGGACCGTGAAGGCCGGCGATCCCGTGCTTCACGAGCCGGCACAGGAGGTGTCCCCTGGGGACGTGCCTTCCGAGAAGATCCAGGGCGTCATCGATCAGATGATCGCTGTGATGCGCAAAGCCCCTGGCGTTGGCCTCGCCGCCCCACAGATCGGCGTGCCTTTGAAG ATTATTGTTCTCGAGGACACCCAAGAATACATCAGCTATGCTTCCAAGGAGGACATCGATGCACAGGATCGCCGTTCCTTTGATCTTCTTGTGG CCAGGTTGTTATCAATCCCAAGCTTAGGAAGACGAGTAAAAGAACTGCACGTTTCTATGAAGGATGTCTTAG TGTCGATGGATATAGAGCGGTTGTTGAGCGTCATTTGGATGTTGAGGTTTCGGGTTTCGACCGAAATGGACATCCCATGA
- the LOC109758657 gene encoding peptide deformylase 1A, chloroplastic isoform X2 produces MEALRPLSITAVAALLRAPPVPISTFVGTGREVGGRRGKSVRAGAGWLWGLLGRKGGGGAPTAMTVTPGTVKAGDPVLHEPAQEVSPGDVPSEKIQGVIDQMIAVMRKAPGVGLAAPQIGVPLKIIVLEDTQEYISYASKEDIDAQDRRSFDLLVVINPKLRKTSKRTARFYEGCLSVDGYRAVVERHLDVEVSGFDRNGHPMKVEASGWQARILQHECDHLEGTLYVDKMVPRTFRTVDNLNLPLATGCPPLGA; encoded by the exons ATGGAAGCACTCCGGCCGTTATCCATAACGGCCGTGGCGGCGCTTCTCCGTGCTCCCCCCGTGccgatttctaccttcgttggtACTGGTAGGGAAGTGGGCGGTAGGCGAGGGAAGAGTGTGAGAGCTGGCGCAGGCTGGCTGTGGGGCCTGCTGGGCCGgaagggcggcggcggtgcgccCACGGCGATGACGGTGACACCAGGGACCGTGAAGGCCGGCGATCCCGTGCTTCACGAGCCGGCACAGGAGGTGTCCCCTGGGGACGTGCCTTCCGAGAAGATCCAGGGCGTCATCGATCAGATGATCGCTGTGATGCGCAAAGCCCCTGGCGTTGGCCTCGCCGCCCCACAGATCGGCGTGCCTTTGAAG ATTATTGTTCTCGAGGACACCCAAGAATACATCAGCTATGCTTCCAAGGAGGACATCGATGCACAGGATCGCCGTTCCTTTGATCTTCTT GTTGTTATCAATCCCAAGCTTAGGAAGACGAGTAAAAGAACTGCACGTTTCTATGAAGGATGTCTTAG TGTCGATGGATATAGAGCGGTTGTTGAGCGTCATTTGGATGTTGAGGTTTCGGGTTTCGACCGAAATGGACATCCCATGAAGGTGGAGGCATCAGGATGGCAGGCACGCATTCTGCAGCATGAGTGTGATCACCTCGAAGGCACATTATATGTTGACAAGATGGTTCCGAGGACATTCAGGACAGTTGATAACTTGAATCTGCCACTTGCCACTGGATGTCCTCCTCTAGGTGCATGA